The Budorcas taxicolor isolate Tak-1 chromosome 5, Takin1.1, whole genome shotgun sequence genome includes a window with the following:
- the LOC128048178 gene encoding olfactory receptor 9K2-like, translating into MSAMGDRETSNHSEVTDFILVGFRVRAELHILLFLLFLLVYAMILLGNIGMMVIIMTDPRLNTPMYFFLGNLSFVDLFYSSVIAPKAMMNFWSESKSISFAGCVTQLFLFALFIVTEGFLLAAMAYDRFIAICNPLLYSVQMSARLCVQLVAASYFCGCVSSVLQTIMTFTLSFCASRTIDHFYCDDRPLQRISCSDLYIHKMISFFLCSIIILPTIIVIIVSYIYIVSTVLKIRSTEGRKKVFSTCSSHLGVVSVLYGAIIFMYFIPDRFPELSKVASLCYTLVTPMLNPLIYSLRNKDVKEALRKILRKKLGLFNSILTENRIK; encoded by the coding sequence ATGTCTGCCATGGGTGACAGGGAAACAAGCAACCACTCAGAAGTGACTGACTTCATTCTTGTCGGCTTCAGGGTCCGCGCAGAGCTCCACATTCTCCTCTTCCTGCTTTTTCTGCTTGTCTATGCCATGATCCTTCTAGGAAATATTGGCATGATGGTCATTATTATGACTGACCCCCGGCTGAACACACCAATGTATTTCTTCCTAGGCAACCTCTCCTTTGTTGATCTCTTCTATTCTTCTGTTATTGCACCCAAGGCGATGATGAACTTCTGGTCTGAGAGCAAGTCCATCTCATTTGCAGGCTGTGTGACCCAGCTCTTTCTCTTCGCCCTCTTCATTGTGACCGAGGGCTTTCTCCTGGCAGCCATGGCTTATGACCGCTTCATTGCCATCTGCAACCCACTCCTCTACTCTGTCCAGATGTCAGCACGTCTCTGTGTTCAGTTGGTGGCTGCTTCCTATTTTTGTGGCTGTGTCAGCTCAGTTCTTCAGACCATCATGACATTTACTTTATCCTTTTGTGCATCTCGGACCATTGACCATTTTTACTGTGATGACCGTCCACTTCAGAGGATTTCTTGTTCTGATCTCTATATTCATAAGATGATATCCTTTTTCTTATGCAGCATTATCATTTTGCCTACCATAATTGTCATTATTGTGTCTTACATATATATTGTATCCACAGTTCTAAAAATACGCTCCACTGAGGGGCGAAAGAAAGTCTTCTCCACTTGCAGCTCTCACCTAGGAGTCGTGAGTGTACTGTATGGTGctatcatttttatgtatttcatcCCTGACAGATTTCCTGAGCTGAGTAAAGTGGCCTCCTTGTGTTACACCCTGGTCACTCCCATGTTGAATCCTTTGATTTACTCTCTGAGAAACAAAGATGTCAAAGAAGCTCTGAGGAAGATCCTGAGGAAAAAACTAGGTTTATTTAATTCTATAttaactgaaaatagaattaaGTAA
- the LOC128048528 gene encoding olfactory receptor 9K2-like yields MGDRGTSNHSEVTDFILVGFRFRAELHILLFLLFLLIYTMTLLGSIGMMVIIMTDPRLNTPMYFFLGNLSFVDLFYSSVIAPKAMMNFWSESKSISFAGCVTQLFLFALFIVTEGFLLAAMAYDRFIAICNPLLYSVQMSARLCVQLVAASYFCGCVTSVLQTSMTLTLSFCASQTIYHFYCDDHPLQKISCSDLYIHKLVSFFLCSIIILPTIIVIIVSYIYIVSTVLKIRSTEGRKKVFSTCSSHLGVVSVLYGAVFFMYLTPDTFPELSKVASLCYTLVTPMLNPLIYPLRNKDVKEALRKSLEKRYFKSIFTVM; encoded by the coding sequence ATGGGTGACAGGGGAACAAGCAACCACTCAGAAGTGACTGACTTCATTCTTGTCGGCTTCAGGTTCCGCGCAGAGCTCCACATTCTCCTCTTCCTGCTATTTCTACTTATCTACACCATGACCCTTCTAGGAAGTATTGGCATGATGGTCATTATTATGACTGACCCCCGGCTGAACACACCAATGTATTTCTTCCTAGGCAACCTCTCCTTCGTTGATCTCTTCTATTCTTCTGTTATTGCACCCAAGGCGATGATGAACTTCTGGTCTGAGAGCAAGTCCATCTCATTTGCAGGCTGTGTGACCCAGCTCTTTCTCTTCGCCCTCTTCATTGTGACCGAGGGCTTTCTCCTGGCAGCCATGGCTTATGACCGCTTCATTGCCATCTGCAACCCACTCCTCTACTCTGTCCAGATGTCAGCACGTCTCTGTGTTCAGTTGGTGGCTGCTTCCTATTTTTGTGGCTGCGTCACCTCAGTTCTTCAAACCAGCATGACACTTACTTTATCCTTTTGTGCATCTCAGACCATTTACCATTTTTACTGTGATGACCATCCACTTCAGAAGATTTCTTGTTCTGATCTCTATATTCATaagttggtttcttttttcttatgcaGCATTATCATTTTGCCTACCATAATTGTCATTATTGtgtcttatatatatattgtatccACAGTTCTCAAAATACGCTCCACTGAGGGGCGAAAGAAAGTCTTCTCCACTTGCAGCTCTCACCTAGGAGTTGTGAGTGTACTGTATGGTGCTGTATTTTTTATGTATCTCACTCCTGATACATTTCCTGAGTTGAGTAAAGTAGCTTCCTTATGTTACACCCTAGTCACTCCTATGTTGAATCCTTTGATTTACCCTCTGAGGAACAAAGATGTCAAAGAAGCTCTGAGAAAGAGCCTAGAGAAAAGAtactttaaatctatttttacagTGATGTAA